In the genome of Scylla paramamosain isolate STU-SP2022 chromosome 2, ASM3559412v1, whole genome shotgun sequence, the window TAGCGCCGCTGCAGCACCAGTGTCATGCTTGCCGTGTTGCCGTCTTTGCCCAGCACGAGCGTCATATTGTTGAGCAGGTATTCCTCCAGTACTAGCCCATCCTTGTACACTGCACGTGACGACCTGTTGAACCTCATGCCCTGCGCGTGGATGTTTACCACGGTAATATTGAAGCTGCACACCTGCACGTCCCAGGGGAACAGAAGCAGGTTAAAGTTGCACCGAACAACTGGCTGAAGTTGAACCGCCTTTCGCAGGGAGTTCTCTCGCCCCTCAAACACCGTGTCTGCAGAGCCAAAGACAACCAATTCAGTACTGGAGCATGACACCACTGGCATACCAGACGATATTACCATGAGTTACTGTCATAATTTCATCACACATTACTGAGcattaatgttaaaaaaaatacagccttTTTCAAGATATTAATCATCACCCATTCGCAACAAATGTTCAACAAGTGAATTAGCAACAAGTTGCCGTAATTACAACACCCATGCATCAGTCCTTGTATTCTGAAATTATTAAACTTCCTGCAATAGACCATTTTGAAGCATTTACGTAAATGGATCGACTACCTGCTATATATAAAAGTGCGAAAAATCGTACCTAACGCAACATTCGCCCTAAAGCGTTCATGCAGAgcctctctctgcctcgccctatgtgattatatatatatatatatatatatatatatatatatatatatatatatatatatatatatatatatatatatatatatatatatatatatatatatatatatatataatatatatactgttaTTCCCGCAACACTGTCTCCTGCCCTCGCTACCATGCCGCCCCTACCTCTACTAGCCGCCTGCCTCACTTAGCTTAGCACTCCACTTTCAAAATGGAAAGGTTTACACatagtaacaacaaaaacaacaacaacaacaacagcaacaacaacaacaacaacaacaacaacaacaacaaataacaacaacaacaacaacaacaacaacaacaacaacaataacaacaacaacaacaacaacagcagcagcagcagcagcaataataataataataataataataataataataataataataatataggtaggtatatttcatacagcgactgccacgtgtaagcctggtcgcttcttgcagcttcccttatttcttatgttcttaagttcctaataatgataataataataataataataataataattattattattattattattattattattattattattattattatcattattattattatagtagtcgtagtagtagtagtagtagtaatagtagtaatagtagtagtagtagtagtagtagtagtagtagtagtagtagtagtagtagtagtagtagtagtagtagtaatggtatatagtagtagtagtagtagtaacaacaataacaacaacatcaacatcaacaataacaataatgcccACCCAGTATGAAGTTTCATAACTACTATCTATGTACACAGTACTTTCATATAATGTAAACGTTTAATGGCATTCACCGTCCCCCTTGATGACGCCGTCAGCTTGgcgcaccaccatcaccgagGACTTCTGGTTCGCAAAACTGTAAGTAGGCGCCACCGCCAGGCTGGGCTGCCACAGGGGACACTCGCCCTCCTTGGTGGACACGATGTTGGTGCGGTGAATGGGGCGCAGGTTGCGGTACGTCACATGAGGGTCGTACCAACTCAGTTCTAACGACAGGTCCAAGACGAGCGTCATCCCTACCAGGTTGACTTCGATGACGTCCAGAAAGACATTGACATCAatagtgagggaaggggagggcggCAGGCTCTGAAGGTAACCGGTGGGCACCAACACGATGTCACAGTTCCGCTCGTCGCTCCAGTCTTCGCAGTCACTCACCAGGTCACAACGGTGGCTCATCTTGACACAGGAGCCATCGTCGCACGTGAAGTGGTCTGGGGAGCAGGTGCTCAGGGTCAGATTTTCTTCTCTAACTCCGGCCCTTTCATCGAGGTACAAATACCACGAGTGACGGCCGACGGGGAGGTCCTTAGAGACGAGAACTGCCAGCGTCTTGTTTGTCTTCTCGTCACCAAGAACCCACTGGTCCGAGTTGTATTCGATGGTGAGACGTTGGAGGCCTCTGAAGGAAAGATACTCTGATATTGTCTGATATAGAATAAAAGCGTTGGAGTGTTTACTGGGCAGTCTGTTCAACTTGATCCCTCGTAAATAAAAGATTGGTGTTTTCTTTGGTAGAAATCCAGCAAAGCAGTTGTCATTTTCGGCGTCGTCAGTGATCCATAGATTATTGCCGACTTGCACACCTCCACGTGAGCTTTCATAAGTTCGCTTGCGGCGCTCCAAGTTAAAGCCTAGCCGCTCTCCCGTTTTCGTGTCCTGCCAGTATTTGGAGGTGAAGTTGAAATAAGCACGTATCCAGACGCTGTGTCCCTGCATGGCATCGTTGAGGCAGTTATCGCCATAGAGCAGCATCTTGTCTTGAAGCTGGTCGGCGTCAGTCTGGTCACGGGGAAGGTAAGGGTCGAGTCCCAAGATCTCAAGAGTTTCGGTAGCCTTCTTGTACGTAGATCGTATGTTGAAGAAGATAATGGGGTCTGGGACAGCTTGACATGGGTCATTGGTGGTAGTATGATATCGACCCATGGGGCGCCAGGGTGCGTGGCTCCAGCTCACCCAGTCCCCTTCCTGCCCACCGGCTGCCTCGCACGACTCCAGGTGTTGGATATTTTGGGACGTGAGAGCTCGACGCCAAATGTTCATCTCCGTAACGCTGCCCCGGAACGACTGGCCGGCGCTGTAGCCTCCCATCAGAAGGTCCTGGTCTTGTCCCATGACCAGAGCCCCGTCAGGGAGAAGGCAAGGCTCCCTCCTCCAAGGCCAGGAGTGGAGACTAATGCCGTCTAGATATATGGTGTGGTTTTGACCCCGAACTCCAACAAGACACGCCCTCCGCCACCTTCCCAGTACATACAggtcctccacctccactgtgGTAGCCTTGTAGTTGTACGTCACCGAGAGCTCAGTGGAGGTGACAGCTGCGGACAAACCACAAGTGCCCGTTATTTTCAAGGAGTCGTTAAATTATTTTATGGCcaataaacatttatttatctatctacctatctatttatccatctatttgtcTTTTAGCAGGAAGTAACGCACAAAAATTAGATCATACTGCACCggattcatgtgtgtgtgtgtatgtttgtgtgtttcttattATGCAATAAATGTATGCTGAACAATTGTCAGACTGTTTGGGGCTCACCAAGCACCACCATATTGGACTGCGTGTCGTTAACGGCGTAGCTAAACACGGTGCCACGGATGGTGAAGGAAGACACGGCAAAGGCAACACAGAAGGTGTACTCGGCCAGCGTGCCCTCTCCGCAAACCTCGTCACAGCCGCTCTTGCCACACCGTGATCCGCttctaactaaaaaaaaaataaataaataaataaataaaataaaaataataaaatcggGTTTTCTAGAAATTCTCAGCgttcagttttattttacttgCCTTTACCAGGCTCTTTTAAAtttccctattgactcggcattaaaaacatgattattgagtctattccagtcatctagtactctgtttgagaaccatttcccccctttctctctctctctctctctctctctctcaggcttgaacccgttttgtCTCGTTCTGATCACCAACCCTAATCCCCATTACTAACCCTAAATGTCATTGTTTCTACTGTCATGCAACTGATTTCAGCAATGAGGATGATGAATTTGATAATCTGAATCATGGTGCATGCTACACCTTCAAGCTAGCGAACAGAGATGGTGATCTtggaagggaataagaagtaAAAACCTTGAATGTTTGGAAGTGCACCTTGTGTGGTAGATTCCTGCATAACTGTCTCGTTCGTGTTATTGTGCTTGGACTCAGCGGGTAGGGTGGCTGGGTAGAGAACCACGCACGTGTAATCGTCATCTGGACCAGTTTCCTGCAGCTTGTACACCACACCGCCATCACCTGTCCCTGCACGGAATGAGAGAAAGGCCAGTATTCGGAGAAAGAggttctctcacccctattgttttcaaaggccacagaggagaTTAGCCGaatctcaagtgtttctcctgttaatactgTAGATTTGTaattagaaacaaaaaaaaaacaccattggGTGTCTGATGTGCCAATGTGTGTCATGATCACTGTGTTACCTGGTCCCCTGAGTCTTGCGAGAGAAATACCTCACATCTCCACCACCCCCACACGGAACCCACAGTGAGTACAGATAACACAGCCACCCGTTGCTTTGGACACAGACGGTAAAGGAGACAGCGATGGGATGGGATTTGCaacaatataatatatatagatGATGAGTATGCATTTACTAATCCAATGACAAGTTTTCGAAAGAACCCATATAATTAAGAGCTAGACAGCAGAGATCATAATGTGGAGAGACATGAACTCTCCCTTATTGCTCCACAATCATGAGTGTAAGCACGGGCTAACTTAGACCCTGTCCCTGATGAGGCTGTGATTTATAAAGGTGGCAGGTACATGGAACAAGTGTGTGCATCAGTGTGAATAGGGTGGAGATGCTGATGGTGCACGGTAACAGTGATGGGCCATGGTTGAGAGGACAATATTCCTCTCATTGAAGCAACTGTAAGAGATCAAACTCGCACCTTTCAGCCATAACTCCTTCACCTTAGCGAGGATCCACACTATCCACCAATTCAATCACAAGTTTCTTTCATGAATTATGTGGAAAGAGGGGATAAATAACAAGTGCCGTGTAAGGAGATCGAACTCGCAACATTTCAGCTATGGAATGTTGCGATCCACACTATTTCCCAATGCAATAACAAAGTTCTCTGATAAATAATGTGGAAAAAAGTGGATAAAATTTAATAACATGCCCCATCACCATATTGTCGCCTTCTCGGTTGGCCATAAGTTAGCCCGTGCTTCTCACTCTGACTGGGGAACACTAGAGTGGAGAGCCTTACCgatcacccagccagccagaaCCAAATAAGCGCCCAAGATCACCATGGTCACACCGCCACCTCTACTCTCCTGCAGCAACCCGCACTCACCCAAGACTGTGGAGTGTGTTCTCAGTTAGGTGTTCAAGGCTGCCCCGGTGTACTGTGTACTTGTCTAATTATTGAAGTGAATAAATTAGTGTTACATTGATTAGTTATCGAGCAGGAAGGATTTTTCCCCTAATAAATGCCCCATctggtagtgagagagagagagagagagagagagagagagagagagagagagagagagagagagagagagagagagagagagagagagagagagagagagagagagagagagagagagagagagagagagagaattttgcttTGCCAGGTGTGAGAGGACCACATCCTGTTATTAAATCACAGATATTGAGTATTCCTACTGAAACCATAAGAAATATTATATGTCCAAACATTTTATATCTAGATTAAGATGCCTCTGTATATTTAATCATCCGTTTAACTCTGCCAGACTTGCACCCTTCATTGGGACGCTGTTCTCCAGGCCACAAGGTTTGTACTGTAATATTCTGTACCGTGTTACATcccacaccaccaacactccGTGCCCAAGTGTTCATCATATTCATCACTTCCAGTGGATAACAAACATAAGAGGGGGAGTTTTCAAAAATATTGTTGGCTGTTCAAACAACATTGTATGCAGTTAATTAATTATCGCTTTTACTTTCATtgctttcatctttccctttgccatttcttttcctttcccacttGCATAATTGCACCTGTGCATAAGTAATACATGCATACCTTGGTAGCTAAAAGTACATGTTCACCATGGGTCCTTTGtttccctcatcttccctttatttatgaTCGCTGATAGACAGAAATTCCTTATGTGTCCAAGACATTATCCATATTCATAATAGGATTTTATCCTCAATGCAACACATGGTACTGGTTATATAATTACCACACCAATGATAATCAACAcatgtttatttcatgtttAGCTAGCCACTAACAATCTGATGCATGATTTCTGGCTCCTGCAACAAATGTCTGTGCTATGAAAGCAATGAAAGCTGACCAAAATCATCATATTCTAATGTATCTCATCTGAAAACTAAATACTTCAATAACTTCAACATTAGCTTAAAtttatacacatatacattaCCACCTACACTTACATACGTGAATCCAATCTTTGTATCAAAAAGTTTCCAAAAGTCATATAGAAAATTTTTACAAAACAAGTACACAAAGTGTTGCCTTTGAGGGCATTGTGGAGTACACACAAGTGTACAGTATTGGTGGTAGCACAGAGCAGATTGCTTCCCTCGTCATAGCATGTCAGCCTACATGCTGCAAGTAACATAGAGCTACACAACTGCCCAAAGGTTAAAACCACATAACAGTAGACACCAAAAATATATTTGAAAGATCCTTGAGGGATCTGGAAAAAAGaggtatgaatgtgagaggtaCAAAGTTAATGGCTATCAATATAATTTCATCTTTAAAAATCTGGCAAAATGTTCAGATTTTATGGACCATGTAAAAAATTATGAGTTGTTTTAATAAGAGCTTATGTGTAAATTCAAATAGTGGAGAGAAACTACAGCTAGCTTAATGAGTTTTAAACCATCTTGCAAAGATTTGCAAGCACCATTCAAGTAACTATATAACATCAGTAGACCTTTAAATGCACTCCATAAACAACAAACCTTGAAAATCAAGTCAGCATAAAGTACATCAGTGTATTACATCACAATCTACAAAGAGGAGCAAGTGTAATTATGCTTTGCCAAAAATATTTTCAACATTTACAAAAAAACTAGCAATGTTTTTACTTTGCAGTATACAAGATATTATGGtcatatatatatgttacaccGTATTTGTGGCTCACTTTTCCAGGAACAGATCTGTTCATAACAAGTGAGAGTCTGTATTGATAAACAGTTACATGGCATCTTATACTCTGCTCTCAACTTGTTACAAAAACACTTGTCATTAGCATTTCAAATTTTCAGACACTTGTATTATTCTCACAAATTCATCAGAAATGTTGCTAATCCACTTTGCTTAAAACCATTTGTTAAGTCTGTTCTCCTGTGTTATGGTAATGAAGCAGCTGGTATTATAGTTTTGCAGGTCTTCAAATGTCACCTGCCACTCAGTATCCAGTTCAGCCTTAGACCCACCCTTAGAGATTAGTAAGTAAAATGACTATATACTTAGCAAAAGACATCTAGAGAAGGTAAGTATGATAATCAGGATGATGTAGAGAACCCATCCCCTTGACAACTGTGAGTAACATCCTGCCATGGCCTCACACATCAAGGACAAGAGTTGAACATCATTATAAAGTACCACTTACCCTGCCTCCTCTCTCAGCCTTAACATTTCCTTTAGGATATAACTTATCAACAtctcattcatgtttttttttctttttttctcaatacaCTGAAAAATTATCATATGTGGTTTCTTTTCACTGGCAATGCAAAGTCAACTTCTGATAAGATATTCTCACTACCATAAACTATTAATACTTGAAAACATGTGCCATATTTTAGTACAAACTTGTTTGCTGTTAAATACTGAAATGTTTTGGGCAAGACCAGCACACTTTATAGTGACACCAATTCAAATAGGTTTATACACTtgtgagaaaaatagaaagagttgTGGCAGTATGGGAATTGACAATTTCAGCTCCCATTGCTTTGTGGTGCAAACACACTGGCTGGTTGGTTAACCTTACAAGCTGCTGCTCCCGGCAAAAAAGTAGTGGGATCAGTAATGGCACATGGCTATAAGGCTGCTTTGTGGGCCCACCGGCTGGGACTTTTCATGTATATTGCCTCTGGGGAACACAATGATGCTGGAATTACAAGTTCACATTTCCAATTCTACAGCTCAAAGTAACAACAGAGtgggcagcagcagtaacaggcTCAACTAGAAGACAACTAGGAACAAATTCTAACCAATTCATCAATATTAAAAGCTTTAACAGCTGAAATACCCAATATTAAAAGCTTTAACAGGTAAAATACCCATTACTGTCTTCAAAAGTCCTGTGTACAAACATCATACTTACAAATCAattcaaaaagaaaaataataacaacaataaaataaatgagaattcattcattatataatcaaatataaagtaaaagaataaatcTGGTACATGCCTATCTGAGAACTGGTTGTCAGCAGATGGCAAGTGACCCAAACTGAGCCTTGAACTGCATTGTAAAGCCACACCATTCACCTTAGCCTCAACCTTTGCAATACTAAATGTTACTTGGTTGCCTCTGTAAATCATAAGTTCTAGTACACATTTATAAGTCACTTCGGCTTCAGACAATTTACTTGATACTTTCCATCTAATGCATATAATGTACCAACTCCACTCATTCCTTATACAGTGTTAGCAAAGAGGTTGAATGCAATCAtaatggataaaaaataaacacacacgttACGCATACCCACTTCTTGGTCCAATGAAACAAAATAGTGTTTTCTgtcacataacaaaaaaaattcctaCTGTTGGTAAAAACGTGTTGCTTTACAAACTGACAAGAACCTCCCTGACAGTACTTAGTTACGTCTACCACATTGACAAATAAATGACCATGGTTGTGAAACATGATGTCAGGAAAAGTGTGATGAGATGAAACAGTAAAGATATCCTTCCTTGACAGTGTATGAAGTTAATTAAAGAAGAATGGAGGGCCAAAGTACAGGCATGGTCAGAAGTTGCATAACCTTCTGAACTTATTTTCACTGCATTTTGCATTTCCATTCAATCCAAACCAAGTCCTGTGATCTGTTAAAAAtttatcaatatcaatatcaaGGATATTTTCAGCAAATCAGAATTTATATTGAAAGAAATGGCAAATCATGAGGGAAGTGAATACAGGTTACTCTGCTTCTGACCACAAGAGTACAAGAGAAGTGTATGAAGTGATAAGACTGGAAGGACAGGCTTAGAGAAGTCAATAACAGATACCCTGAGATGGTAAGGACATATCCAGAATGGATGCAGACACAGAGGTCAAGAAAATATTCACATGCATGAAACAAAATCCTCACTAAGTGCTTAAATAAAACAGTACATAAGGGAAGAGATGTATGGACAATGAGATATGCCACGAGTGAAAAAGAGAGCACTGCAAGTAGTGCCATGGCAATCACCATGAGGTCTCCCTACAGAAGGAGCAAGATGCCaaagataatgatggtgacaaCAATGCTCATTAGTAATTTTAAAACATAACAAGCTTTTTAAGCTACCGTTACACTTTAACATTTAAATTTTAACTGACAACATTGCTTACTTATGaccatttctttttacttttcaaccACAACAAAGGATTTCGACAACTTGAGAAATACATATTAGCAATCTATCATTCCTACAAAAAGTATAAACAGAAAAATCTTcataatagaaagaaagaaatgttggaaaatcAGAGAGCATCTGATGAAACACTACTGACTTTCCCTCCAACTGCAATTATTGATAGAGTCACTTACATTGTTTATCTCACATTACATTTGCACCAATATGTCTGTGCTCACTCAACTCATCAAAACCTTGAGATATTTTACTCATTTCATAACTACCaagaaacatgaaggaaatgTACACCAACATTGAGAACTTATGATAAACACTCATAGAAAGCAAATCAAGCAAtatggagacaaaaaaaaacatacattaagaggaagaagtcaTTTTATACATACATGTGTTAGGATGATGACTTATGTGTGGAATAATAACCCCAATTTCACCATTTCATGTTTTTAGGTTGTTCAATAATATAATTTCAGGCTTAATAATACATTTATAATTACCAGCCTATCATTATTCACAAGTAATAACATTATTGTAAATTTTCTTCACTTAAACAATTTGTTGATTATTGTGTGTAATAAAATTAGTCATGAACAACTGAGATTCCCAAACTTCGCTATTTGTAATAAGTAGAGAATCCTActataaaatcaataaaagtatACAAAACAGCAGTGTAGCTACCATTAAAATATTCAtttaatatacataaatatacagCTGCAAAACAAGCATATTTCCTTGTACAAAAACACTATGATGTcttcttcattatatatatatatatatatatatatatatatatatatatatatatatatatatatatatatatatatatatatatatatatatatatatatataggcagaGCATTCAGCATCCAAAACACCATCTTTCTGAATCTTGGTTGATGATGCAAGGAatttcagttaaaaaaaaaaagactactgCAAGATCTCATAATTGAGTCATTACTTCAATACTACTGAGCAATTTCAGTAATTGAAATAGAAAATACGAAGATGCAGCTTTTAAAAACTTAATATGCTGCAAAAGCCATTTCTGTACAATCAGGGTCAGATATCTGTTCACATGCTGCAGTCATTCTCACCATCTTTAACATTTCCCCTTAATCTTAAGTCCTCTAATTTAATGGCAGTCTCCTTATCAAACCTGACTATTGATAAATCCTATACAGATCGAGAAActtgggagtgaaggaagatgcAAAACACAGTGGGAGTTTGGTAAGTTACCCATCTGACCATGACTGCACCCAATACCATCTCCAATCATAATCCAAAGAGCTATCTAACCTCTCGAAGCATTGTACAGTATCTGCACTCAATGTTTGGCTGCTAGACTGGCCCACTCATCTACTAATATTTGTAAACCCATTTCCAGCCTAACTCCTTAAAACTTACTTTTTACTAACTTAACCCACACCAGATTTCAATCTCTTATTTCCTGAAAGAATTTTACCCATATCACCATAGTTAAATAATCTGTTACCTATTCAAAGACAAATCAGGCTACCTGCaccattcattcttctttctaggAAATGCAAAGTAGTGTTttaatctatctttttttacCATATCAATATTCATTGTCActataataaatacaaaagctCGAATAATTAAAATCTGGGCTGACTAGAGCCATCATATATTATCAAGATAACCTCAGTgctggttttttttatttggatttCTACCAATTAATCCTAATCCTGCACTAGGTGAATTTGATTTCTAGCAATAACTGTTTACTAGATCATAGGTCAAAATTTACAAACATAgcaaattatcttttttgtaatttttcatgAGACTGGTTAATTTATAATGATTTTATACATTAAATATAACACATTTTTTAATAAACTGCAATGGTCACTCCTCTAACCACTAATACAGTCTGCCAAGATCACCCTCCAGTAGTTTAGCATCAAAACAGGATCTGATTGGGTTCAAAACACTGGACCTACAACTGTCTATGTggcactattgttattattgttgtttatataAAGCAAATATGAAACTCAAACAAAAGGACAAACATGGATACATAAGAACTACCATGAAAATCATCTAGAAACAGAACACGAAAGACTTGAAAGGAACAGCGAGATGAATGTGTGGTGTGTTAATGTTGCACAACAACTGTGACAGTGCCTGTAGTTAGTGATGCAAGCAACACAAACCTTTATCagactggaagaggaagagaaaactttAGTTAAGAGGTTCAGAATCAGTAATTTTACAAAAAAGCTGAGGGATCTCTTAACACAAGAtagtcatgaataagactttcgTGACTTAGCAGAGGTGAGCTACAGTTGCTTCATGTCATTTCTTGTGAGACTTCTTGTGACACGAAACCATTTGGTTAGCTAATAGTCTATAAGTCTATAGTCAAGATTTAGAGAACTGGTAAATGATAAAGGAAATGGTACTATTACAAAAAAGGCAAGAAACACCTAGTCAGTGAAATTAACAAAATACATCTAATACTTCGGTTATGAAATACAGCCAAATACAACTGATGCATGCAAAAGGTTAGATAAAAACTGAAATGCAGAGTAGTGACAACATGTGCATTCACTGCTAGTCATTTAAGTAAATCATGCATTATACCACAAAGCCTTTTCAATGCATCTATATTCTTTCTGTTAGTCATCCACTTTATACCATTTGTATCTTCAGCAACTTGATGCAATATGAAACAGTTTAGACCACTATGATTCATGGGAACTCAATTATTCAGGTGAGAGGCCACGGCAGGAAAATCTTTAATTGCACCTGTCCATGCATCTCACCCTTGCACATCccacacctctcactctctcatcctcacactcacacactccacCACTAAACTCACACTCTACAAAGGTTCATCCTCTCATATGCTAAGTATCTACTTCACTACtaaatacttttcttttcaAGTTGTAGACAATATGAAATACTACTAAAGATTACCATAACAATGTCTTAAATAATTTTCAcataactactttttttttctggaaaatATAGATATATGTGTATATTACATGAGTAACCAGCAGATACATAATATAGAAGTAAGCACAATTTcttcaacaaaataaataactttcTGTACATACATGTTTTCTAAGTGTGATGAAATTTATGCCAACCCTGGCCCTGAAAACTGAATAGTGGTGGGTGTtgttaaaaacacataaatctGCCTGTGACATTCTCAGTTCACAGAAGAATACTGGAGAAGAGATGGGcaaaatagggaaaaatattattattgcagGACAAGCAAATATGGCAAGCATATAACCTATCattttttgatacttaagattTATTGTTATGTTGCCATTGCCTAACTAAAGTACACAATTATGGCAAAGCTATCATAACAAATTAAATATATCAATATGTTTCCTTAATATTCACTTTAATATCCCAGACATGAAAACCAAGTGACTTTATACACTCAATGTACATGTTAATTAGActagggaggagaggaacttttttttccatcttttctcatAATGAATAACAATCACAAAGCCACCCACACACTTTCACTGCCCAGGAGAAGAGTACTGCTCCATCACTGGCCCAGTGGGAAGGGGTACCACCTGGTCCACTGCTTGCCACTCTCAGAGGATCACACACTGAAATAACAAATGTACAGTTTTATCTACATAAAGAGGTTTCTCCATATTCATGCATGATTGAATGCATGTGTGGGCAATGAATCTTTTCTCACCAAATGTATCACTATTTTGTTGTAGTGGGTCAGCCAAACTGCACACTCTCTAACCCAGCTGAAA includes:
- the LOC135106603 gene encoding uncharacterized protein LOC135106603, with the translated sequence MVVLAVTSTELSVTYNYKATTVEVEDLYVLGRWRRACLVGVRGQNHTIYLDGISLHSWPWRREPCLLPDGALVMGQDQDLLMGGYSAGQSFRGSVTEMNIWRRALTSQNIQHLESCEAAGGQEGDWVSWSHAPWRPMGRYHTTTNDPCQAVPDPIIFFNIRSTYKKATETLEILGLDPYLPRDQTDADQLQDKMLLYGDNCLNDAMQGHSVWIRAYFNFTSKYWQDTKTGERLGFNLERRKRTYESSRGGVQVGNNLWITDDAENDNCFAGFLPKKTPIFYLRGIKLNRLPSKHSNAFILYQTISEYLSFRGLQRLTIEYNSDQWVLGDEKTNKTLAVLVSKDLPVGRHSWYLYLDERAGVREENLTLSTCSPDHFTCDDGSCVKMSHRCDLVSDCEDWSDERNCDIVLVPTGYLQSLPPSPSLTIDVNVFLDVIEVNLVGMTLVLDLSLELSWYDPHVTYRNLRPIHRTNIVSTKEGECPLWQPSLAVAPTYSFANQKSSVMVVRQADGVIKGDGECH